The following proteins come from a genomic window of Syngnathus acus chromosome 15, fSynAcu1.2, whole genome shotgun sequence:
- the LOC119134928 gene encoding galectin-4-like, translating into MVLSFAAWFLIALALRHTCVAVSMCPTGWQDYNNHCYFFGTDSRCWTQAEDYCVSKGGHLASIRDQQEQDWLTQRTVKSLLYWIGLRHATPEGSVWEWTDGTPFSYSVWYPGQPDNNKGEQNCGEMRPTDGGRWHDYECDYLQRYICKLPKGMCASPTNGAPCSSQDMTCECKLAMTFSATGGFQGVFGGLSVGRKLVIEGQSTREATKLVINLDVRESSGKETGSTALHLNFNFGTKSFIVNAKVSDKWGSKLTGSLPQQHPFGPGLAFKIVIKCGSGAFQLTFNGEPQQDFDYQVQDLQSINWLLMWQVTQSHVRLM; encoded by the exons CGGTGTCCATGTGTCCGACCGGATGGCAAGACTACAACAATCACTGCTACTTCTTTGGAACGGACAGTAGGTGCTGGACCCAGGCTGAGGACTATTGTGTGTCCAAGGGAGGCCACCTGGCGAGCATTAGGGACCAACAGGAGCAG GACTGGCTGACGCAGCGAACAGTGAAAAGTCTTCTCTACTGGATTGGCCTGCGACATGCAACGCCTGAGGGCAGCGTGTGGGAGTGGACGGACGGAACGCCTTTCTCCTACTC GGTCTGGTACCCCGGTCAGCCAGACAACAACAAAGGCGAGCAAAACTGCGGTGAGATGCGGCCGACTGATGGTGGTCGCTGGCATGACTACGAATGTGACTATCTCCAGCGCTACATCTGCAAGCTGCCCAAGG GCATGTGCGCAAGCCCCACCAATGGGGCGCCTTGTTCCTCTCAGGACATGACGTGCGAGTGCAAGCTCGCCATGACATTCAGCGCG ACCGGTGGCTTCCAAGGTGTCTTCGGCGGTCTCAGCGTGGGCCGCAAACTCGTCATCGAGGGACAGTCCACTCGCGAAGCAACCAA ACTGGTGATCAACCTGGACGTGCGTGAGAGCAGCGGCAAGGAGACGGGTAGCACGGCGCTGCACCTGAACTTCAACTTTGGCACCAAGAGCTTCATCGTCAACGCCAAAGTCAGTGACAAGTGGGGCAGTAAGCTGACCGGGAGCCTTCCCCAACAACACCCCTTCGGACCAGGACTCGCCTTTAAG ATTGTCATCAAGTGTGGCAGTGGCGCTTTCCAGCTGACCTTCAACGGCGAGCCCCAGCAGGACTTTGATTATCAAGTTCAGGACCTGCAAAGTATCAACTGGCTGTTGATGTGGCAAGTGACGCAGAGCCACGTCCGGCTGATGTGA